One Streptomyces sp. P9-A2 DNA window includes the following coding sequences:
- a CDS encoding N-acetylneuraminate synthase family protein: MSTVNSSSRVRTLGSREAGPGRPVYVTGEIGINHNGDIENAFKLIDAAAEAGCDAVKFQKRTPEICTPRDQWDIERDTPWGRMTYIDYRHRVEFGEEEYGQIDAYCKKRGIDWFASPWDTEAVAFLEKFDVPAHKVASASLTDDELLRSLRATGRTIILSTGMSTPKQIRHAVEVLGSENILLCHSTSTYPAKAGELNLRMINTLEQEFPNVPIGYSGHETGLQTTLAAVALGAAFVERHITLDRAMWGSDQAASVEPQGLTRLVRDIRTIEESLGDGVKKVYESELGPMKKLRRVPGVVAEAEIAAAAGEPLTV, translated from the coding sequence ATGAGCACTGTGAACTCCAGCTCCCGCGTCCGCACCCTCGGTTCCCGCGAGGCCGGCCCCGGCCGCCCGGTGTACGTCACCGGCGAGATCGGCATCAACCACAACGGTGACATCGAGAACGCGTTCAAGCTGATCGACGCCGCCGCCGAAGCCGGCTGCGACGCCGTCAAGTTCCAGAAGCGCACCCCCGAGATCTGCACCCCGCGCGACCAGTGGGACATCGAGCGCGACACCCCCTGGGGCCGGATGACGTACATCGACTACCGCCACCGCGTGGAGTTCGGCGAGGAGGAGTACGGCCAGATCGACGCCTACTGCAAGAAGCGGGGCATCGACTGGTTCGCCTCCCCGTGGGACACCGAGGCCGTCGCCTTCCTGGAGAAGTTCGACGTCCCCGCCCACAAGGTCGCCTCCGCCTCCCTCACGGACGACGAGCTGCTGCGCTCCCTGCGCGCCACCGGCCGCACGATCATCCTCTCCACCGGCATGTCCACCCCGAAGCAGATCCGCCACGCGGTCGAGGTGCTCGGCAGCGAGAACATCCTGCTCTGCCACTCCACCTCCACCTACCCGGCGAAGGCCGGGGAACTGAACCTCCGCATGATCAACACCCTCGAGCAGGAGTTCCCGAACGTCCCGATCGGCTACTCCGGCCACGAGACCGGCCTGCAGACCACGCTCGCCGCCGTCGCCCTCGGTGCCGCCTTCGTCGAGCGCCACATCACCCTGGACCGCGCCATGTGGGGCTCCGACCAGGCCGCGTCCGTCGAGCCGCAGGGCCTCACCCGCCTGGTCCGCGACATCCGCACCATCGAGGAGTCCCTCGGCGACGGCGTCAAGAAGGTCTACGAGTCCGAGCTGGGCCCGATGAAGAAGCTGCGTCGGGTCCCCGGCGTCGTCGCCGAGGCGGAGATCGCCGCGGCCGCCGGCGAGCCGCTGACCGTCTGA
- a CDS encoding helix-turn-helix transcriptional regulator — protein sequence MLDMKAPPEADLLALREVIEGPLHEIARRFSRFLSDRWPHTALIIFTRECTGRPRKVTGATEMTSKVTIDELEQLKALVEPGRPLSTTAAIGGTTRTVWAVRDPVDTLLVLVPRASRKLFPQPAALSALFGIVATSISQQVTQASPDYLAESRAASSERARTITEMATAHESALVAILNTLRATALDDHRARVTATESASVALVALRSAQKSDLALTEEPAPAAFTKLRRDIRHLLKHHEARVEFVPPDRAARPLPGEVAYAARAMTRTAVLAFTAQPGPSRLRIAWTCDGTSLRIDVREQESGSVDVRALSRQLEGRARTLGATVSLDAVAGWGSRAGIVLPFAPPAVRTGETRLSSLNAREREVLHLLAQGKRNKAIADALGITESTVKFHVTGVLRKLEVGSRGEAAALALNGYAQGSVAGGREGQ from the coding sequence ATGCTCGACATGAAGGCACCGCCAGAAGCGGATCTCCTCGCACTGCGAGAGGTCATCGAGGGTCCGCTGCACGAGATCGCACGCCGGTTCTCCCGCTTTTTGTCGGACCGGTGGCCGCACACCGCGCTCATCATCTTCACCAGGGAGTGCACGGGCCGGCCACGAAAGGTCACCGGCGCGACCGAAATGACCAGCAAGGTCACGATCGACGAACTCGAGCAGCTGAAGGCCCTTGTCGAGCCCGGTCGGCCGCTCAGCACCACGGCGGCGATCGGCGGGACCACCCGCACCGTCTGGGCCGTCCGTGACCCGGTGGACACGCTGCTCGTCCTCGTGCCGCGCGCCTCCCGCAAGCTGTTCCCGCAGCCCGCCGCCCTGTCGGCCCTCTTCGGGATCGTCGCGACCTCGATCAGCCAACAGGTCACGCAGGCGAGCCCGGACTACCTCGCCGAGTCGCGCGCGGCCTCCAGTGAGCGGGCCCGCACCATCACCGAGATGGCGACGGCGCACGAGAGTGCGCTGGTGGCCATCCTGAACACGCTGCGCGCCACCGCACTCGACGATCACCGTGCCCGCGTGACCGCGACCGAGTCCGCCTCCGTCGCGCTGGTGGCGTTGCGCTCCGCCCAGAAGTCCGATCTGGCCCTGACCGAGGAACCGGCCCCGGCCGCGTTCACGAAGCTGCGCAGGGACATCCGGCACCTGCTCAAGCATCACGAAGCGCGTGTCGAATTCGTTCCGCCGGACAGGGCGGCGCGGCCGTTGCCCGGAGAAGTCGCCTACGCCGCCCGTGCGATGACACGGACCGCGGTGCTGGCCTTCACCGCGCAACCGGGTCCGTCGCGCCTGCGCATCGCTTGGACCTGTGACGGCACGTCGCTGCGGATCGACGTGCGGGAGCAGGAATCCGGGAGCGTGGACGTGCGCGCGCTGTCACGCCAGCTCGAGGGCCGCGCACGCACGCTCGGCGCCACGGTCAGCCTCGACGCCGTGGCGGGCTGGGGGAGCCGGGCCGGCATCGTCCTTCCTTTCGCCCCGCCGGCCGTTCGAACCGGTGAGACCAGGCTGTCGAGTCTCAACGCGCGGGAACGGGAGGTTCTGCACCTTCTCGCGCAGGGCAAGCGGAACAAGGCCATCGCGGACGCACTCGGAATCACTGAAAGTACCGTCAAGTTCCACGTCACCGGAGTACTGAGGAAACTCGAAGTCGGCTCACGGGGCGAGGCCGCGGCACTGGCCCTGAACGGGTACGCGCAAGGTTCGGTGGCCGGGGGCCGAGAGGGGCAGTGA
- a CDS encoding S-(hydroxymethyl)mycothiol dehydrogenase: protein MPQQVRGVIARSKGAPVELTDIVIPDPGPGEVVVAVAACGVCHTDLTYREGGINDDFPFLLGHEAAGTVESVGEGVESVQPGDFVVLNWRAVCGQCRACRRGRSQYCFDTFNASQKMTLTDGTELTPALGIGAFADKTLVHAGQCTKVDPSADPAVAGLLGCGVMAGLGAAVNTGGVGRGDSVAVIGCGGVGDAAVVGARLAGASKIIAVDRDEKKLAWAVDLGATHTVNAGKADVVTAIAELTGGFGADVVIDAVGRPETWKQAFYARDLAGTVVLVGVPTPDMKLDMPLLDFFSRGGALKSSWYGDCLPERDFPMLVDLYLQGRLPLEKFVSERIALEEVEKAFHTMRAGEVLRSVVVL from the coding sequence ATGCCACAGCAGGTCCGCGGTGTGATCGCCCGTTCCAAGGGAGCTCCGGTCGAGCTCACCGACATCGTGATTCCCGACCCGGGACCAGGTGAGGTCGTTGTCGCGGTCGCCGCGTGCGGCGTGTGCCACACCGATCTGACCTACCGCGAAGGCGGTATCAACGACGACTTCCCGTTCCTCCTCGGACACGAGGCCGCCGGCACCGTGGAGAGCGTCGGCGAAGGCGTCGAGTCGGTGCAGCCCGGCGACTTCGTCGTCCTGAACTGGCGTGCCGTGTGCGGGCAGTGCCGGGCCTGTAGGCGCGGGCGTTCCCAGTACTGCTTCGACACGTTCAACGCGAGCCAGAAGATGACTCTGACCGACGGGACGGAACTCACCCCGGCGCTCGGCATCGGTGCTTTCGCGGACAAGACCCTGGTGCACGCCGGACAGTGCACCAAGGTGGATCCGTCCGCGGACCCCGCCGTCGCGGGTCTGCTCGGCTGCGGTGTCATGGCCGGCCTGGGCGCCGCCGTCAACACCGGCGGGGTGGGCCGCGGGGACTCGGTGGCCGTCATCGGCTGTGGCGGCGTGGGCGACGCGGCCGTCGTCGGGGCGCGGCTGGCGGGCGCATCGAAGATCATCGCGGTGGACCGGGACGAGAAGAAGCTGGCCTGGGCGGTCGACCTGGGCGCCACCCACACGGTCAACGCCGGAAAGGCCGACGTCGTCACCGCGATCGCCGAGCTGACAGGCGGGTTCGGCGCCGATGTCGTCATCGACGCGGTCGGCCGGCCCGAGACGTGGAAGCAGGCGTTCTACGCGCGCGATCTCGCGGGCACCGTCGTGCTGGTGGGCGTGCCCACGCCGGACATGAAGCTGGACATGCCGCTGCTCGACTTCTTCTCCCGCGGCGGTGCGCTGAAGTCGTCCTGGTACGGCGACTGTCTGCCGGAGCGCGACTTCCCGATGCTCGTCGACCTGTACCTGCAAGGCAGGCTGCCGCTGGAGAAGTTCGTCTCCGAACGCATCGCGCTCGAAGAGGTCGAGAAGGCCTTCCACACCATGCGGGCCGGCGAGGTTCTGCGTTCGGTGGTGGTCCTGTGA
- a CDS encoding MBL fold metallo-hydrolase, whose translation MNGLRIERVVTSGVFALDGGTWNVDNNVWLVGDDDEVVIIDAAHDEQAIIKAVGDRNVVAVVCTHGHNDHVTVAPQLSHELQAPILLHPGDRELWEMTHPGQAFGHASDTQRVDVAGTALEVIHTPGHSPGSVCLHLPEAKTLFTGDTLFSGGPGATGRSFSDFPTIIGSIRDRLFTLPEETRVHTGHGDGTTIGAETPYLAEWIARGH comes from the coding sequence GTGAACGGCCTGCGTATCGAGCGCGTGGTCACCTCCGGTGTCTTCGCCCTCGACGGCGGCACGTGGAACGTCGACAACAACGTCTGGCTCGTCGGCGACGACGACGAGGTGGTGATCATCGACGCGGCGCACGACGAGCAAGCGATCATCAAGGCGGTGGGAGATCGGAACGTGGTGGCCGTCGTGTGCACGCACGGTCACAACGACCACGTCACCGTCGCGCCGCAACTGTCCCATGAGCTCCAGGCGCCGATCCTGCTGCATCCCGGCGACCGGGAGCTGTGGGAGATGACCCACCCCGGCCAGGCCTTCGGGCACGCGAGCGACACGCAGCGCGTCGACGTGGCGGGCACGGCACTCGAAGTGATCCACACTCCGGGCCACTCTCCCGGGTCCGTCTGCCTGCACCTGCCCGAAGCCAAGACGCTGTTCACCGGGGACACGCTGTTCTCGGGCGGCCCCGGAGCCACGGGCCGTTCGTTCTCCGACTTCCCCACCATCATCGGGTCCATCCGCGACAGGCTGTTCACGCTGCCCGAGGAAACCCGTGTCCACACCGGACACGGCGACGGCACCACGATCGGCGCCGAGACGCCGTACCTGGCCGAATGGATCGCACGCGGACACTGA
- a CDS encoding type II toxin-antitoxin system HicB family antitoxin, with product MSAEALHLTAAITREGDWYVARCLQVEVTSQGETIEESLENLREALELYFEDAPAPEVTEVITAPVEIRRAA from the coding sequence ATGAGCGCTGAAGCACTGCACCTGACCGCCGCGATCACCCGCGAGGGCGACTGGTACGTGGCACGCTGCCTCCAGGTCGAGGTCACCTCGCAGGGAGAAACCATCGAGGAGTCCCTGGAGAACCTCCGCGAGGCACTGGAGCTGTACTTCGAGGACGCGCCTGCCCCCGAGGTCACCGAGGTGATCACCGCGCCCGTCGAAATCCGGCGCGCCGCATGA
- a CDS encoding M20 family metallopeptidase translates to MSLESEESEVDLAGGAVLPGTLPEALRAELIAFRRDLHMHPELGNQEFRTTAAIKERLERAGLTPRVLSGGTGVICDIGVMDGTPAGTGPDTGTGAAPGTGILALRADIDGLPIPDMKSECPYRSTVPDRAHACGHDVHTTVVLGTGLVLAELHRQGRLPRPVRLIFQPAEEVLPGGAADAILDGALDGVGRIVAVHCDPRVDAGRIGLREGPITSACDRLEIALDGPGGHTARPHLTTDLVTAAARVVTDVPALVGRRVDSRSGLAITWGRVESGHAPNVIPQHAELSGTVRCLDLETWRLAPDTVVAAIDEVANLHRAKSEITYVRGVPPVVNEAGATELLRDAMIARRGAESVDSTEQSLGGEDFSWYLEHVPGAMARLGVRPPGERTIRDLHQGDFDVDEHAITVGVELFTAAAQLDALR, encoded by the coding sequence ATGTCACTGGAGTCCGAGGAGTCCGAGGTCGATCTGGCCGGAGGGGCGGTGCTTCCGGGTACGCTCCCCGAGGCCCTGCGCGCCGAGCTCATCGCCTTCCGACGCGACCTGCACATGCACCCCGAGCTGGGCAACCAGGAGTTCCGTACGACCGCCGCGATCAAGGAGCGGCTGGAGCGGGCCGGTCTTACCCCGCGCGTACTCTCCGGCGGGACCGGTGTCATCTGTGACATCGGGGTGATGGACGGCACGCCCGCCGGCACCGGCCCGGACACCGGTACCGGAGCGGCTCCCGGCACCGGCATACTCGCCCTGCGGGCCGACATCGACGGACTGCCCATCCCCGACATGAAGAGCGAGTGCCCGTACCGCTCCACCGTGCCCGACCGGGCGCACGCCTGCGGCCACGACGTGCACACCACCGTCGTGCTGGGCACCGGGCTCGTCCTCGCCGAACTGCACCGTCAGGGCCGGCTGCCCCGGCCGGTGCGGCTGATCTTCCAGCCCGCCGAGGAGGTGCTGCCCGGCGGGGCCGCCGACGCCATCCTGGACGGCGCGCTCGACGGGGTCGGGCGGATCGTCGCCGTGCACTGCGACCCCCGGGTCGACGCCGGGAGGATCGGGCTGCGCGAAGGCCCCATCACCTCCGCCTGCGACCGTCTCGAGATCGCCCTCGACGGCCCCGGCGGCCACACCGCCCGCCCGCATCTGACCACCGACCTGGTCACCGCCGCCGCCCGGGTCGTCACCGACGTGCCCGCCCTGGTGGGCCGGCGGGTCGACAGCCGCAGCGGGCTCGCCATCACCTGGGGCAGGGTCGAATCCGGCCACGCGCCCAACGTCATCCCGCAGCACGCCGAGCTCTCCGGCACCGTGCGCTGCCTGGACCTGGAGACCTGGCGGCTGGCCCCGGACACCGTGGTCGCCGCCATCGACGAGGTGGCCAACCTGCACCGCGCCAAGTCGGAGATCACCTACGTGCGCGGAGTCCCGCCGGTCGTCAACGAGGCCGGCGCCACCGAACTCCTGCGGGACGCCATGATCGCGCGACGCGGCGCGGAGTCCGTGGACAGCACCGAACAGAGCCTCGGCGGCGAGGACTTCTCCTGGTACCTGGAGCACGTCCCCGGCGCCATGGCCCGCCTCGGGGTGCGTCCCCCGGGCGAGCGCACCATCCGCGACCTGCACCAGGGCGACTTCGACGTCGACGAGCACGCCATCACCGTGGGCGTCGAACTCTTCACCGCCGCCGCCCAGCTGGACGCCCTGCGCTGA